The window AGAAAAACATAGCGATTGATCATACCCGAATGTTGATTAATAAGTAGGTGAAAACTGACTTTGGTGTTGGAAGAAAAGGAGAAGCAAGGAGATGATGAAGGGGGTTAAGAGAAACCCGAGTTTCATACCTGTaaggataaaaaagaaaaaaaatgtgcaAGGCTATGATTAGAAAAGCTAAGCTACAGTGCCCCTCCTCACATGGCTGACATCTTGGCTAAGCTAAAGAGGTTCCCCTCTATCATCTCCTTCACGAAGATTTTAACCAAGAGTTgcattaaaacataaaatctGATTTTTAGAATTCAACAACCAGTTCAATGGTTAGATTGAAAACTACTTTGTTCATCATAGAACTTAATCCATATTCATTTATATTTCTCGTATAAGGTAGGTCTTCACAAAATAATAGCATGCGTCATAAAAACACATATCATATAagctctatttttttttaaagaaaaatctaAGATAGGTCCTATGACATAGCTACTAATACATTAGATCCGTACGCCCCTCCTTGCATTATTGCTTACGTTTAGATGTGACACAATTTCTTTAGTTCCGAGATGGGGTGTTAGGACAGATCGTTCCCTCCGTCATCTCAAGGATTACTTCATCTTCcttcaatttcaaaattaaGATTGTCCGGCCAACTGCCCCGATTTGTGCAAATGCAGCTGCAACGGGTCTAAAATTTCTGGCCAATTCATTCTTGAATGTGACTGAGCAGGGCTTCTTGTTACATGTCGTCACTAAAATACCACGTCCATGATTGTGAAAATGTCCAGCCACAAAATCCTCAAAGTTCTGCATGTCATCCAACAACATCCGATCAGATAATCATACTAAACAAGTAGTGAAgtagaagaaaaagagaaaaaactcAGCCTCACCTTGGGTGGCCGGATCATGGTATACAACATTGTTTTAAGTGATTTTATAAGAGTCATTTCGTTGTATTGGAATGAAGCCTGTTCGCCATATTGTGTGTCTCTCATAAGTGCATATGTAGGGTCATTGAATAAGGGCTTCGCGTTCAAAAAGCGATTCTGTATGGCGACGAGCAGTTGAAGCATAGTCGAACTG is drawn from Erigeron canadensis isolate Cc75 chromosome 9, C_canadensis_v1, whole genome shotgun sequence and contains these coding sequences:
- the LOC122584026 gene encoding probable ubiquitin-conjugating enzyme E2 25, which encodes MYECGTVCLSLPKTNGGLEPMWSPGSSTMLQLLVAIQNRFLNAKPLFNDPTYALMRDTQYGEQASFQYNEMTLIKSLKTMLYTMIRPPKNFEDFVAGHFHNHGRGILVTTCNKKPCSVTFKNELARNFRPVAAAFAQIGAVGRTILILKLKEDEVILEMTEGTICPNTPSRN